In the genome of Poecilia reticulata strain Guanapo linkage group LG16, Guppy_female_1.0+MT, whole genome shotgun sequence, one region contains:
- the gem gene encoding GTP-binding protein GEM yields MLSSVRRHSLRLQTELHRWSICDPGSHLLPDGLLARVPACVSRSKSCASSAGESDGSRGSWSSSDSVISVDSAGGSVEPGSPYRVVLLGASGVGKTAFASIFAGAADSMDSDDCELCGDEVSEREIEVDGEAATILLLDTWDAEKGDEWTQERFMQIGDAYLLLYSITDRASFLRASELRITLRRFRPARHTPIILVGNKCDLVRRREVSTSEARASAAVFDCKFIETSAAMQHNVWEAFYGIVRQLRLRRDSKDDSRRRRRVHHDKRRESLPVRAKRFLDRVVAKNNPNMAFWLKSKSCHNLSVL; encoded by the exons atgctctCCAGTGTGCGGCGGCACAGCCTCCGCCTCCAGACGGAGCTCCACCGCTGGAGCATCTGCGACCCGGGCAGCCACCTCCTCCCGGACGGCCTCCTCGCCCGGGTCCCTGCGTGCGTCTCCCGCTCCAAGTCCTGCGCCAGTTCCGCTGGCGAGTCGGACGGAAGCCGCGGGAGCTGGTCGTCGTCGGACTCGGTTATCTCTGTTGACTCCGCCGGGGGCTCGGTGGAGCCCGGGAGCCCGTACAGGGTGGTGCTGCTGGGGGCCAGCGGCGTCGGGAAGACGGCGTTCGCCAGCATCTTCGCCGGCGCAGCGGACAGCATGGACAGCGACGACTGCGAGCTGTGTGGAG ATGAAGTGTCTGAGAGAGAAATTGAAGTTGATGGAGAGGCTGCAACTATACTCCTGTTGGATACCTGGGATGCAGAG AAAGGTGATGAGTGGACCCAGGAGCGCTTCATGCAGATAGGCGACGCCTACCTGCTGTTGTACTCCATCACTGACCGGGCATCCTTCCTGCGAGCTTCAGAGCTCCGGATAACCCTACGTCGCTTTCGTCCTGCCCGCCACACACCCATAATCCTGGTGGGGAACAAGTGCGACCTGGTGAGGCGGAGAGAAGTGTCGACAAGCG aggCCCGTGCTTCCGCCGCGGTGTTTGACTGCAAGTTCATCGAGACCTCGGCCGCCATGCAGCACAACGTCTGGGAGGCTTTCTACGGCATCGTGAGACAGCTGCGCCTGCGGCGAGACTCCAAAGACGACAGCAGACGCCGCAGGCGCGTCCACCACGACAAACGCAGAGAGAGCCTTCCGGTCAGGGCCAAGCGTTTCCTCGACAGGGTGGTGGCGAAGAACAATCCCAACATGGCGTTCTGGCTCAAATCCAAGTCCTGCCACAATCTGTCAGTGCTGTAG